Proteins encoded by one window of Arachis ipaensis cultivar K30076 chromosome B04, Araip1.1, whole genome shotgun sequence:
- the LOC107639818 gene encoding uncharacterized protein LOC107639818 isoform X1 gives MMPTPGAPRSCAQQANEHPNTASHSVQSDLAIVAPSRAGSCGEKQTTSTGTQDTQGPGTSTATGHSATSAPKLRYDGVKCWHPPKPGLKCISQVFKENYNKSWLSFDEADDDTRKIWWTEWRNQSLGRPSRMDEFFEHTHTRKEDRTQWVDEHSRMAKKTFQERMFQAEQERQAAIEASVTDPPPVSEESIWIETVGGKRRGRIYGMGEVRNSSMMRPRVDGPTTTTSTDVLDLREQIIILK, from the exons ATGATGCCTACTCCGGGTGCACCAAGATCATGCGCTCAACAAGCCAATGAGCATCCCAACACTGCCTCACATAGTGTGCAGAGTGATCTAGCTATCGTAGCTCCCAGTCGAGCAGGATCTTGTGGGGAAAAACAAACCACATCTACTGGTACCCAAGATACTCAGGGTCCAGGAACATCCACTGCCACTGGTCACTCCGCCACAAGTGCTCCTAAGCTTAGATATGATGGTGTCAAATG TTGGCACCCACCTAAGCCTGGCTTGAAGTGCATTTCTCAGGTTTTTAAGGAAAATTACAACAAGTCTTGGCTGAGTTTTGATGAAGCAGATGATGATACTCGAAAAATATGGTGGACAGAATGGAGG AATCAATCGCTTGGAAGACCATCGCGTATGGATGAGTTTTTTGAGCACACCCATACTCGCAAAGAGGATAGGACTCAATGGGTTGATGAACACTCCCGAATGGCAAAG AAAACATTTCAAGAGCGCATGTTTCAGGCTGAGCAAGAGCGACAGGCTGCTATAGAGGCTAGTGTAACTGATCCACCACCTGTCTCTGAGGAAAGCATATGGATTGAGACAGTGGGTGGAAAACGAAGAGGTAGGATATATGGCATGGGTGAGGTAAGGAACTCTTCCATGATGCGACCCCGAGTTGATGGGCCAACCACGACCACCAGCACTGATGTTTTGGATCTTAGAGAACAAATCATAATACTCAAATAG
- the LOC107639818 gene encoding uncharacterized protein LOC107639818 isoform X2, with translation MMPTPGAPRSCAQQANEHPNTASHSVQSDLAIVAPSRAGSCGEKQTTSTGTQDTQGPGTSTATGHSATSAPKLRYDGVKCWHPPKPGLKCISQVFKENYNKSWLSFDEADDDTRKIWWTEWRNQSLGRPSRMDEFFEHTHTRKEDRTQWVDEHSRMAKAEQERQAAIEASVTDPPPVSEESIWIETVGGKRRGRIYGMGEVRNSSMMRPRVDGPTTTTSTDVLDLREQIIILK, from the exons ATGATGCCTACTCCGGGTGCACCAAGATCATGCGCTCAACAAGCCAATGAGCATCCCAACACTGCCTCACATAGTGTGCAGAGTGATCTAGCTATCGTAGCTCCCAGTCGAGCAGGATCTTGTGGGGAAAAACAAACCACATCTACTGGTACCCAAGATACTCAGGGTCCAGGAACATCCACTGCCACTGGTCACTCCGCCACAAGTGCTCCTAAGCTTAGATATGATGGTGTCAAATG TTGGCACCCACCTAAGCCTGGCTTGAAGTGCATTTCTCAGGTTTTTAAGGAAAATTACAACAAGTCTTGGCTGAGTTTTGATGAAGCAGATGATGATACTCGAAAAATATGGTGGACAGAATGGAGG AATCAATCGCTTGGAAGACCATCGCGTATGGATGAGTTTTTTGAGCACACCCATACTCGCAAAGAGGATAGGACTCAATGGGTTGATGAACACTCCCGAATGGCAAAG GCTGAGCAAGAGCGACAGGCTGCTATAGAGGCTAGTGTAACTGATCCACCACCTGTCTCTGAGGAAAGCATATGGATTGAGACAGTGGGTGGAAAACGAAGAGGTAGGATATATGGCATGGGTGAGGTAAGGAACTCTTCCATGATGCGACCCCGAGTTGATGGGCCAACCACGACCACCAGCACTGATGTTTTGGATCTTAGAGAACAAATCATAATACTCAAATAG
- the LOC107639824 gene encoding uncharacterized protein LOC107639824, protein MAAAKPSSAAETGPPSPTSYTTSRSNKTDPQLFSRTLDYLADMGMAKPIPKSCDTNGFISHFYGSFIEVHTVQRGSIHCTFSVKPSISNVYGTLHGGSVGSLTEMIATACARTVVAEDKELFLGEMSVSYLSGVPTNEEVLVEASVVKSGRNLTVVSLEFKLKKSGSLVYLAHATFYNIPIARL, encoded by the exons ATGGCAGCAGCTAAACCTTCTTCCGCCGCGGAAACCGGACCACCGTCTCCCACCTCCTACACTACCTCCCGTTCCAACAAAACTGACCCTCAACTATTTTCTCGCACCCTGGATTACCTCGCCGACATGGGCATGGCAAAGCCCATTCCTAAGAGCTGCGACACCAATGGCTTCATCTCCCACTTCTATGGCAGCTTCATCGAGGTCCATACTGTTCAGAGAGGGAGCATCCATTGCACCTTTTCCGTCAAACCCTCCATCTCT AATGTTTATGGAACGTTGCATGGAGGATCCGTTGGATCTTTGACTGAAATGATAGCTACTGCTTGTGCTAGAACTGTTGTTGCTGAGGACAAGGAACTTTTCCTTGGGGAAATGAGTGTTTCTTACCTCTCTGGAGTTCCAACAAAT GAAGAAGTGCTAGTTGAAGCGTCAGTAGTGAAGAGTGGAAGAAATTTGACTGTGGTTTCACTAGAATTTAAACTGAAGAAATCTGGGAGTTTGGTGTATCTTGCACATGCTACCTTCTATAACATCCCAATTGCGAGGTTATGA